The following are encoded together in the Vicia villosa cultivar HV-30 ecotype Madison, WI unplaced genomic scaffold, Vvil1.0 ctg.000663F_1_1, whole genome shotgun sequence genome:
- the LOC131630235 gene encoding uncharacterized protein At5g02240-like, whose protein sequence is MATITRVPFVSATTHFPNQCHKYSLLATSIPLPVSSSSLTLSSSSSYSCYSTSSLSLSTTRTLKAVKRFGTRTSPVVAMAQSSKPTVLVTGAGGRTGQLVYKILKERADQYVARGFVRTEESKQKIGDADDVFVGDIRDVDTLVPAIQGIDALIILTSGVPLMKPGFDPTQGNRPEFYFDDGAYPEQVDWIGQKNQIDAAKAAGVKQIVLVGSMGGTDLNNPLNSLGNGNILVWKRKAEQYLADSGVPYTIIRAGGLQDKEGGIRELLVGKDDELLKTETRTIARPDVAEVCIQALNFEEAKFKAFDLASKPEGKGSPTKDFKALFSQITTRF, encoded by the exons ATGGCAACTATTACACGTGTTCCTTTTGTTTCCGCTACCACACATTTCCCCAACCAATGCCATAAATACTCCTTACTGGCAACGTCAATTCCTTTACCAGTTTCTTCTTCCTCATTAAccctatcttcttcttcttcttattcttgttATTCTACTTCATCTCTTTCACTTTCAACAACAAGAACTCTTAAGGCTGTGAAGAGGTTTGGAACTAGAACTAGTCCTGTTGTTGCTATGGCTCAATCTTCAAAACCTACTGTGCTTGTTACTGGTGCTGGTGGTCGCACAg GGCAATTGGTTTATAAGATATTGAAAGAGAGGGCAGACCAATATGTGGCTAGAGGGTTTGTTAGGACAGAAGAGAGCAAGCAGAAAATTGGTGATGCTGATGATGTTTTTGTTGGTGATATAAGAGATGTTGACACTCTTGTTCCTGCGATTCAAGGTATTGATGCTCTCATTATACTGACAAGTGGAGTGCCATTGATGAAACCGGGATTTGATCCGACACAAGGGAATAGGCCGGAGTTTTATTTTGATGATGGTGCATACCCGGAACAG GTTGATTGGATCGGGCAGAAAAATCAAATCGATGCTG CTAAGGCTGCAGGAGTAAAGCAGATTGTGTTAGTCGGATCTATGGGTGGAACAGACCTTAACAATCCTTTGAACAGCTTGGGTAATGGAAACATATTG GTTTGGAAAAGAAAGGCTGAGCAATATCTGGCCGATTCTGGTGTTCCATATACGATTATAAG GGCCGGTGGCTTACAAGACAAAGAGGGAGGTATCCGGGAACTCCTTGTAGGGAAGGATGACGAGCTTCTAAAGACTGAAACCAGAACTATCGCTAGACCTGATGTTGCAGAAGTCTGCATTCAG GCTCTAAATTTCGAGGAGGCAAAATTTAAGGCATTTGACTTGGCATCTAAACCTGAGGGAAAAGGTTCGCCAACGAAGGACTTCAAGGCATTGTTTTCCCAGATCACTACTCGTTTTTGA
- the LOC131630241 gene encoding protein MAIN-LIKE 2-like: MRTLGTDGRPTSRRRRTADEVGPSVPVPPPQEPPQPVGYPGGPSDRSLLVRYEDHVARRLWFGEERDRKKELKVAGYGTKLQDKVPQMLPPEMEALVSRSGLTCLQRTSLTKIDVNLVSAFVERWHIETSSFHMPFGEMMITLDDVASLLHLPIRGLFWYPEEHVAEEMAVELGIHYLGVERGEMAQHVRDCRGAYYSLQWLYDRYVEYRAASS; the protein is encoded by the exons ATGCGCACACTAGGAACAGACGGGAGGCCTACTAGTCGACGCCGCCGCACAGCAGATGAAGTTGGTCCCTCTGTACCAGTTCCGCCACCACAGGAGCCACCACAGCCAGTCGGGTATCCTGGAGGACCTTCGGATCGATCATTACTTGTTCGATACGAGGACCATGTTGCTCGTCGTCTATGGTTCGGGGAG gaaagagATCGTAAAAAGGAGCTCAAAGTCGCAGGATATGGGACGAAGCTTCAGGATAAAGTTCCTCAGATGCTCCCACCAGAGATGGAGGCTTTGGTGTCTAGGTCAGGTCTTACTTGTCTCCAGAGGACTAGCCTGACCAAGATAGACGTTAATCTTGTCTCAGCATTTGTGGAAAGGTGGCATATAGAGACAtcgtcatttcacatgccatttggTGAGATGATGATTACATTGGACGATGTTGCCAGTCTGCTGCACTTGCCCATTAGAGGTTTGTTCTGGTATCCTGAGGAGCATGTCGCCGAGGAGATGGCTGTTGAGCTCGGCATCCACTACTTGGGAGTGGAGAGGGGTGAGATGGCTCAACATGTGCGTGATTGTCGGGGAGCTTATTATTCACTGCAGTGGTTATATGATAGATACGTGGAGTATCGTGCTGCTAGTAGCTAG